The genomic window GTGGTTGAGTGGCTTCCACCTAAACTTCAATGAAGTGATTAATTTGCAATGTAGTGACAGGGTAAAAGGCAAATGACAGGAGAAGAATCCAAAAGAACTCAATAAATACCTTTCAAGTGAAGATTTTTTTGCTCCAAGCCATATTGTTCATGGGTTACTAGCAGCATTTGGTGATACTTCTCTGCATGAGATGAACTCTTAAAGatgaaatggacttccctggtggtccagcggttaagactctgcatttccaatacagggggtgagtttgatccttggttggggaagtaaggtaagatcctacatgccatgtggccaaaaagaaaaaaaaaaaaacccaacaaaacgaTGAAACACATAAAATATCATTGTAGTTCACCGTTAATAGAAAGCTTGCAATTGGTTTTCTGTCTAAAAGTAATTTAGCTTTGGCTGCGctgcatcttcattgctgcaatGGGCTTTCTGCAGTTGTGCCGAGTCGGCTTCTCAGTGCAGTGGCTTCTCGGGGAGCATGGGGTTTAGGGCTCATGATTTTTGGGTTTGCTGGTTTTCAACATCAACTGAGTTAAGAGATTCATCAGCACTCTTATGAAAAAGTTAGGCCATAGATTTGGGAGTGAGACCCTGAAAATCTACAAGGGGGTATACATTTGGATAGATTTAGGACACCCTGACCCCCAGCCACATTGAGCCTCTCTTGCTAACAGAAACAGCGCCTCCTCCCATTCGATAAGGCTGGTCTCTCTGCCTTAGAGACACTGTAATGACTTCGTGTGAGTAAATTACGTAATGAGGGCACACCAGTTCTCTGCCTATACCAGCCCAGTCTTCACTGCTTCTAGACCTAATAACTAGCGTAAGATCCCAGCATGTTCTAGGACAGGGGCAAAGTAGAACCCAGGGTAGAAGGCTTCCCTACAAAAAGAACTGCAAGATTTTGCTGATCTACATGGGAACAAACAAGGGGTATATGGATACGACTGGATTTGAGGGATCCTTGATTGGGTAGGGTTGGGACCAAATTTACGAAGAGCGCACTTGCTAGAAATTTGGAATTCAGTTTGGTGGTTCAGGCAAGTAGGAATGATTCTATGGATACCTGTTTATTGGGTTGTCTTAAACCTGAATGCAGTAGTGGACTGTTGAAAGGAAGTTGATATGCCAGAAATTTCCTGGCTTAATGTTAAGAGAGAAATGCAGAGAGAGAGGGATTTAGATAATAACCCCCTCAAGAAGACACTGAAAATAAATTGTGAGAGGAACACCCACATCCTCAAAAAAACTGTAACTGGCAATCCTCTTTTGGCTGGGGAAAAGTGAGAAGTACTGAAACTCAAACATTAGTATTGTTGTTTTTCCCCCTGACTTCAACAGGAATAATGAAACCCAGAGAGGCGGAGGCCTGGTAGAAGCGCTTAAGCAACAAAGACAAATAGACATCAGGGACAGAGAGCTAATAAGAATGGATTGACCCACAGGTATCTTTGCCGGAGGCTCATTTTAAAAGGTATCCATCCCCATGACGGAAAGAGCATGGCTGCCAGGCCCTTTGTCCAGCCCACTTCATCTGCAGTCCCCCTACCTCCAAGTCTAGGTCTGGTGAATGAGCCCTGCCTTGAGGAACTGTTATGGAGAATTAAAGCTCTTCAGCAAATTCCGAGACTGCCCATCCTCACCAGCTCCAGGCCAGGTACCACACCAAGAAAGGCAGGGGTCTCAGGAAGCACCCGCctttaagttgttgttgttcactcgctaagtgatgcccagctctttgcaaccccatggactacagcatgctaggcctccctccctatctcccagtttgcccaagttcatgtcccttgaatcggtgatgccatccaaccatctatatcctctgttgccctcctctccttttgtcttcaatcttcccagcatcagggtcttttccagtgagtcggttgtttgcatcaggtggccaaagtattggagcttcagcttcagcagcagcccttccaatgagtattcagtgttgatttcccttagaattgactggtttgatctccttgttgtccaagggactctcaagagtcttctccagcaccacaattcaaaaacattaaaTCGGCAGGCCCCTAGCAAGGACAGTCTCCTCAGATGGACTCTAACCCTTCGGTCTTGGGCTGATTTCTGGGTGGAGACTGTCTCGGATGAGGATCTGAGAGCGAGAGCGTGACTGCGCTCTCAGGCTGGCTTGCAGCGGCGAGATGCGCCGTGGTCCCCATGCCGCTACTCAGCTTCCGGCCGCGAGGGGGCGCCGCAGAGCGCTGAGGCTGTCGCGGAGCCCATGGCGTCCCCGGGGGGCCCCCACAGCCTCCTGGTCTGGCTTCTGCTCCTTCAACCCTGGCTCACAGAGGCTTCGGAGGATGGGTTGGCGACGCCCTTGCCCCCTCCAGCTCCCTCGGGAGGCGGCACTAAGAACCGCACGGCGGTCCAGCCAGCCCCCGGAGGCGCTTCGGAAGTCCCCAAGTTGGTGGCGTTTAGCTTAGGTGACTCTCTGCGTTGGGCGTCCGGAGGGGCGGGCTGAGGCGCCAGGGTGGGAGCTGCTGCTCCCCAGGGGCTTGGGAGGGTTGGGGTCTGAATCAGCGCAGCCCTGCTGTGGAACCTTAGGGTGGGGGGTGCGCCTCGTGTGCGGATCCAAGGCCTGCGGATTTGGAAATGCTGCCCTGGAGCCTAGGAGGACATGGCCTTCTTGGCTGTCTCGGAGGCTCCCAGGAGTCAGGGCCTGTTTCTCAGAGGTTTTCCTTGCCACCTTGTCCTCACCCCAGCGTGCGGCCAAGTGTTCCTGAAAATCTTGGGAGGACAGGACAGCGAGGAAGGGAAGTGGCCCTGGCAGGTGAGCCTGAGGGTCCGTAACAGACATGTGTGCGGAGCTTCCCTCGTCACAGAGAGGTGGGTGCTGACTGCAGCCCACTGTATTTTAAGGTGAGTCATGACAGTGGAGATGCGAGAGTCCTGCCCTCCCCAGACACCCTTTAGTTTCTATTACCCTGCAAGTTGATAGAAaacccaaaccaaaccaaagcccACACAATCAAAATGGGAGAGAGTCTGCATTTTGGTAGTCTTGTTACCAGGAATGGTAATTTGATGATCAAAACCAGTTGTAGCAAATCAATTTTGAGAGTCATTAGGAGGGGTTTTTGGGGATAGGGGCATGGAGAGAGTGGTGAGGGAGGTTGGGGCCAGATTGGGAAACAGCTGATGTGTGTGGAAAGGCACAAAGGATGCTTCCCAGGGTCTCTATGAGGGACATGTCCGCTTCCCACAGCTGTTACCAGTACAGTGTCATGATGGGAGATTGGAATCTCCAGGGTATATTATCAGGGTTGGTGGTCCCTGTCAGCCGTGTCGTCGTTCACCCTCAGTTCTCAACAAGTGGAACCGTTAAAAATGACCTTGCTCTTCTCCGGCTCCGCTACCCTGTAAATTTCACTGGCGTTATCCAGCCTATATGCATCCCTGAGAAGACTTTCCACGTGCAAGCTGGGACCAGGTGCTGGGTGACCGGATGGGGAAGGAAGCAAGAATTTGGTGAGACTGTGAGGAAGGTAGTAACCTGGGTAGAGGGGGGCAGCCTTATCCCTGGAGTAAGCAACAACACTAAAgcggtggggtgggaggaggctgaCCACCTGGCAGGTGGGTAAGGGGGCAGCCAGGTTAATGGTTCCCAAATGGCTGGAGCCCAGAAATTGATTGAGATCTTTTGTTGCAACGCAAATATTTGATGCCAGCCATTTATGAAAGGCACCAGTCCTGGGAACCAGAGCTGTTCTCTGAAGAAGAAATACATGGGCAGAGTCTCTTGCGGATTTCTGGGGATGTGTGCCTGACTGGTTTGGGGGTATTTTTAGGTTCCTTGGGGACAGAACTGGATGCTCTGGAGTTCTTTCCAGGGTTAACTTCTGCTCAGGGCGTGATGAGCTGTCTGCCAGTCAGAGCTGTCTGTTGCTGGAAGTACTTGCCTTGGTGTGTAGGGAACTTCCTGTCCTTGGGGGTCTTGGCAGAGCCAGAAGACCCCTGTTGGTGAGGCTATAGGGCCTCTTATCTCTGGAAAGAGCCTGGATTGTTGCTTTCAGGTGCTCCTTGTCTGAGCATCTGTGATTCTGCTTTAAAGTAAAGACACTTTGGTGATGTAAGGGATGCCTTTCATGGTTACTATTGATACGCAGAGTGACAGACGCTTGGTTATCATTTCTCACGATGGTCAGGCTTGCCTCTTCCTGTCCTGATCCGTTCTTCCTTATTTTGTCGTGGATTTGCTTcctaccttctcttctctccttgtcAGCTTggggcttcagtttcttccattGTCAGATGGGGATAAAAACCTCTATAATGCCTTCTTCAGGGGGGATTCAAGGTGTTTGGGGGCTTATCATTCACCTGTGCAGATCTACCCACTGCCGAGTTTCTTCTTGGTTTGTAGAAGGCCCACTTGTGTCTGAAGTTCTCCAGGAGATCGACCAATATATCAGGTACTATGAAGAATGTAATGGGCTGCTCCAGATGGCCCTACGAACAGATAAGGATTTAGTGCAAGAAGGAGTGGTCTGTGGCTATAATAGTATAGGAAAGGATTCTTGCCAGGTAAGTTCATGGGTCCCTTGCCACCTCTGTATTGAAGTTGTCCCCTCAAAGTATCCTTCTTCCCCAGTGACAGGGCCTGGGTTATTTCCCATCTTATCTTTTGGCCTTTACTTAAGGAGATTCAGGGGAGAACCCCTCAAGATACCCGTGAGCTGTCCTGGCCTGTTCCTCCAATAGGGAGGAGCCCCACATCCTGGGGGTGCTGCCAGGATGCATTGAAGTTGGGGGTGATGATGATAATCACGTAGTTCCTTAACTGAGTTCTTTCTATGGGCACTTCCGGTGCCATTCACCCGCATTAGCTCAGTCTCCCAGCTCACAACCCTGCCACCTAGACATTATACATCTTATTATACAGATGTGGGCCCTCCAGAGACATAAGTCCCAGGTCCCCCTGGGAGTGCCTGTAGGAGCCCTGGGCCCACAGCCTCCCCTCTGCCCTGAGCCACCTTCCTGAGCAGGGGACAGAGGACAGGTCTCAGGATGAGTGTTTGGATTCTGGCAAGAGGAGAACATCACTGTGGGAGAGGGACCAGTGAGTCCGCGGCTCAAGGTCTGAAGCACCGGCCATGTTTAGGGAATGGGTTTCCAGTCTGGAGCAAGGAGGAGGCCAGTAAGGCCAGAGTAGGGGGCTGGAGTCAGAATGTGTGGCCTGCAGTGCTGTGCTGCGTTTCTTGGTCCTGTCCAGGCAGGCCTGTAGGCCAGGAGTTTGTTTTCTCCATGTGGGCAATGGTGCTGAGCCCCAGGTGTGACCTGGGCTCATGGAGGGGTGGAGGGGATCTTAGGCACATTGTCATCAGTTCTTGGTAACCGATTGCACGTGAGGATGGGAGCGAGGGAGAGCTTGAAGAGGACTCTGAGTTTCTGACTGAGCTGGTTGGTGGGGGGCACCAGAGCAGTTTTAGAAAAGGATGTGCAGTGTTTGCATGAGCTGGGATGAGTATGTGGGATGTCTTGAGAGTGTAGCTTAATATATGGAGTCAGTTGGCTATATGGTCAGGAGCTCTAGAGAAACTTAGGCTAGGTGTATGGATTAAGGGGCTCAGTGCAGAGGTCATATTTGAAGTGTTTAACAACCACTGTAGtataggagggcttccctggtggctcagtggtagagaatctgtgtgcaatgcagcagccacaggagacctgggtttgatccctgggttgggaagatcccttggaggagggcatggcaacccactccagtattcttgcctggagagtctcatggacagaggagcctggcgggctcaaagagttggacatgactaaagcaacttagcacacaggcacgtAGTACAGGAAATGACCAGTCATAATACCTTCAGAGGGGATACTAAAATTTTCCAGTTGACTCTTCAGTTCTCAGTTCTTACAATCACAGAAATCTGGGCCTGGGAGATGTCTGGGGAAGGCTCACAGATGTCCGTCTCTC from Capricornis sumatraensis isolate serow.1 chromosome 10, serow.2, whole genome shotgun sequence includes these protein-coding regions:
- the LOC138087858 gene encoding putative serine protease 42, translating into MASPGGPHSLLVWLLLLQPWLTEASEDGLATPLPPPAPSGGGTKNRTAVQPAPGGASEVPKLVAFSLACGQVFLKILGGQDSEEGKWPWQVSLRVRNRHVCGASLVTERWVLTAAHCILSCYQYSVMMGDWNLQGILSGLVVPVSRVVVHPQFSTSGTVKNDLALLRLRYPVNFTGVIQPICIPEKTFHVQAGTRCWVTGWGRKQEFGPLVSEVLQEIDQYIRYYEECNGLLQMALRTDKDLVQEGVVCGYNSIGKDSCQGDSGGPLVCQYSTTWVQVGIVSWGVGCGRNNTPGVYTETALYSKWLLAVVNKAASLYPVVLLFLLLCVVLSLGLLVTL